The Psychromonas sp. MME1 genome window below encodes:
- the ppx gene encoding exopolyphosphatase, whose translation MVMNQTLSNETDIKDIAAIDLGSNSFHMVVAKVNDQDLQLVSRHKQRVRLGDGLDEHKHLDEAAMQRGLECLAMFAERLQGFEPHNVRIAATHTLRQAKNATLFLRRALEILPFPIEVIPGTEEARLIYLGVAHTQPQADSMLVVDIGGGSTELIIGNGFEPVLVNSTPMGCVNYSNRFFKNGKLSNKNFASARLAAAQSLEFIDYKYRRLGWDLAFGSSGTIKAINEVLVGMGYEDGIISEDRLSKLISTLCEWSTIDDIQLTGLSDERKPVFAAGVAILSAIFQALNIKEMHFSDGALREGLLYEMEDRFKCADIRLRTTENLASKHLVDVKYATDVKEQAIALLDQVASEVGLKKSSELFDLLSWAALLHEVGLSISLQGFHRHSAYILRHTTMPGFNSEQQLVISMLVRYQRKSLKLVEIDDFTLFKKKHIIALIRVLRLAIVLNAQRNDQPSLNITIDARDDEWTLDCEDIDWLENNKLLQADLVTEQQYWKATGWNLLF comes from the coding sequence ATGGTGATGAATCAAACTCTATCAAATGAAACTGACATTAAAGATATTGCAGCAATAGACCTTGGATCTAACAGTTTTCACATGGTTGTTGCAAAAGTTAATGATCAAGATTTACAGTTAGTAAGCCGCCATAAACAAAGAGTACGTTTAGGGGATGGTTTAGATGAGCATAAACACCTCGATGAAGCAGCAATGCAAAGAGGGCTGGAATGTTTGGCTATGTTCGCCGAACGTTTACAAGGTTTTGAGCCTCATAATGTGCGGATCGCAGCGACACATACATTACGACAAGCAAAAAATGCCACCCTATTTTTACGTCGCGCCTTAGAAATATTACCATTTCCTATAGAGGTCATCCCTGGAACTGAAGAGGCACGTTTAATCTACCTCGGTGTTGCTCATACGCAACCACAAGCCGATTCTATGTTAGTGGTTGATATTGGAGGAGGCAGCACTGAACTCATTATTGGAAACGGTTTTGAACCCGTATTAGTTAACAGTACCCCGATGGGCTGTGTTAATTATTCCAATCGATTTTTCAAAAATGGCAAGCTTTCAAATAAAAACTTTGCTAGTGCAAGACTTGCAGCAGCACAAAGCCTTGAGTTTATTGACTACAAGTATCGCAGGCTTGGCTGGGATTTAGCCTTTGGTTCCTCAGGGACAATTAAAGCAATCAATGAAGTGCTCGTTGGTATGGGCTATGAAGATGGCATTATTAGTGAAGATCGGTTATCCAAACTCATTTCGACCTTATGCGAATGGTCAACTATTGATGATATTCAACTTACCGGGCTTAGCGATGAAAGAAAGCCCGTCTTTGCGGCTGGTGTGGCAATTTTAAGTGCAATATTTCAAGCCTTAAATATCAAAGAGATGCATTTTTCTGACGGTGCCTTGCGAGAAGGACTACTCTATGAGATGGAAGATCGTTTTAAATGTGCTGATATTCGTTTGCGCACCACGGAAAACCTTGCAAGCAAACATTTAGTTGATGTTAAATATGCAACGGATGTTAAGGAGCAAGCTATCGCATTATTAGATCAGGTTGCTTCTGAGGTTGGGTTAAAAAAATCGAGTGAGTTGTTTGATCTGTTATCTTGGGCTGCACTATTACATGAAGTCGGATTAAGTATTAGCTTGCAGGGCTTTCATCGCCACTCCGCTTATATTTTACGCCATACGACTATGCCGGGTTTTAACAGCGAACAACAATTAGTTATTTCTATGCTAGTGAGATATCAGCGCAAATCACTTAAATTAGTTGAAATCGATGACTTTACCCTGTTTAAGAAAAAACATATTATTGCTCTGATTCGCGTATTACGCCTTGCTATCGTGCTCAATGCACAACGTAATGATCAACCCTCACTGAATATCACAATTGACGCCCGTGATGATGAATGGACGCTGGACTGTGAAGATATCGATTGGTTAGAGAATAATAAATTGTTACAGGCTGATTTAGTCACTGAGCAACAATATTGGAAAGCAACTGGTTGGAACTTGCTATTTTAA
- a CDS encoding arginine/lysine/ornithine decarboxylase has product MRFDFPIIIIDEDFRSENTSGSGIRELAEAIEKADMTVIGYTHYGDLAAFAQQQSRAAGFILSIDDEEFGNGGEEDSESVLLELQNLVNNIRHRNPEIPIYLYGETRTARHIPNQILRELHGFIHMHEDTPEFVARHIIREAKSYLDSLAPPFFKALTHYAEDGSYSWHCPGHSGGVAFLKSPVGRMFHQFFGENMLRADVCNAVEELGQLLDHTGAIAASERNAARIFNADHLFFVTNGTSTSNKIVWNSTVARNDIVVVDRNCHKSILHAIMMTGAIPVFLMPTRNHYGIIGPIPRQEFEPAKIREKMENNPFIKKLLSEDANLKPRILTITQSTYDGILYNVEEIKSLLDGEVDTLHFDEAWLPHAAFHDFYGDYHAIGEGRTPCNESMVFSTQSTHKLLAGLSQASQILVQNATNNHLDTDLFNEAYLMHMSTSPQYAIIASCDVAAAMMEAPAGTALVEESLDEALEFRRAMRKVDDEYQEDWWFKVWGPDDLTDEGLDERDSWMLRADENWHGFGAIEEGFNLLDPIKATILTPGLTVDGGFEETGIPAAIVAKYLAEHGVVIEKTGLYSFFIMFTIGITKGRWNTMVTTLQQFKDDYDKNAPLWRILPEFIIQYPQYERVGLRDLCQQIHQIYTQHDVAKLTTSMYLSDLVPAMIPADAFAKMAHKKIERVPLDDLVGRITAVMLTPYPPGIPLLVPGEVFNETIVKYLKFAREFNQKLPGFETFIHGLVAQEIEGKMHYFVDCVIE; this is encoded by the coding sequence ATGCGTTTTGACTTTCCAATTATCATCATTGACGAAGATTTCCGTTCAGAAAATACCAGTGGTTCAGGTATAAGAGAGCTTGCCGAAGCGATTGAAAAGGCGGATATGACGGTTATTGGCTATACACATTACGGTGATTTAGCTGCTTTTGCTCAACAACAAAGTCGGGCTGCTGGTTTTATATTATCTATCGACGATGAGGAATTTGGTAACGGTGGTGAGGAAGATAGTGAATCAGTCCTACTTGAGTTACAAAATTTAGTTAATAATATTCGTCATCGCAATCCTGAAATTCCAATATATCTATATGGTGAAACACGTACAGCTCGTCATATTCCTAACCAAATATTACGTGAATTGCATGGCTTTATTCACATGCATGAAGATACACCTGAATTTGTGGCCCGCCATATTATACGTGAAGCAAAGAGTTATTTAGATAGTTTAGCTCCCCCGTTTTTCAAAGCTTTAACACATTATGCTGAAGATGGCTCATACTCATGGCATTGCCCTGGCCACTCTGGCGGCGTCGCATTCTTAAAATCACCCGTTGGCAGAATGTTCCATCAATTTTTTGGTGAAAACATGTTAAGAGCTGATGTATGTAATGCCGTAGAAGAGCTAGGCCAATTACTTGACCACACAGGCGCTATTGCTGCATCAGAACGTAACGCAGCACGAATTTTTAATGCAGACCATCTCTTTTTTGTCACCAACGGGACCTCTACATCCAATAAAATAGTTTGGAATTCAACGGTAGCACGTAATGATATTGTCGTCGTTGACCGTAATTGTCATAAATCGATTTTACATGCGATTATGATGACTGGGGCGATTCCTGTTTTCTTGATGCCAACACGCAATCACTATGGAATTATCGGGCCAATTCCCCGTCAGGAGTTTGAACCTGCTAAAATCCGTGAAAAAATGGAAAACAATCCTTTTATTAAAAAATTATTAAGCGAAGATGCTAATTTAAAACCACGTATTTTGACTATCACTCAATCAACCTACGATGGTATTTTGTATAATGTCGAAGAGATTAAATCATTACTCGATGGTGAAGTTGATACGCTGCATTTCGATGAGGCTTGGCTGCCACATGCTGCATTTCATGATTTTTATGGTGATTACCATGCAATCGGAGAAGGACGCACCCCTTGTAACGAGTCTATGGTATTTTCCACCCAATCAACACATAAGTTGTTGGCTGGTCTTTCTCAAGCATCACAAATTTTGGTACAAAACGCCACAAACAATCATTTAGATACGGATCTATTTAACGAAGCCTATCTAATGCACATGTCGACAAGTCCACAGTATGCCATCATTGCATCTTGTGATGTCGCCGCGGCAATGATGGAAGCGCCCGCAGGCACGGCTTTAGTTGAAGAATCACTAGACGAAGCGTTAGAGTTTCGTCGTGCGATGCGCAAAGTAGATGATGAATATCAAGAAGATTGGTGGTTTAAGGTTTGGGGACCTGACGATTTAACCGATGAAGGTTTAGATGAACGCGACTCTTGGATGCTACGCGCCGATGAGAATTGGCATGGTTTTGGTGCGATTGAAGAAGGCTTTAATTTACTCGATCCGATCAAAGCGACCATTTTAACGCCCGGGCTTACCGTAGATGGTGGCTTTGAAGAGACGGGTATCCCCGCCGCGATCGTCGCCAAATATTTAGCTGAACATGGCGTAGTCATTGAAAAAACGGGTCTATATTCATTCTTTATTATGTTCACTATTGGTATCACCAAAGGTCGTTGGAATACCATGGTGACGACGTTACAACAATTTAAAGATGATTATGACAAAAATGCTCCTTTGTGGCGTATTTTGCCGGAATTTATTATTCAATATCCGCAATATGAGCGCGTTGGTCTACGCGATTTATGTCAGCAGATTCACCAGATATATACGCAACATGATGTCGCGAAACTAACCACATCAATGTATTTATCGGATTTGGTCCCTGCAATGATCCCCGCCGATGCCTTTGCAAAAATGGCACATAAAAAAATAGAGCGTGTGCCACTTGATGACTTGGTTGGTCGCATTACTGCGGTGATGTTAACCCCATATCCACCGGGCATCCCTTTATTAGTGCCAGGGGAAGTGTTTAATGAAACGATTGTTAAGTATTTAAAATTTGCCCGTGAATTTAATCAAAAATTACCTGGTTTTGAAACTTTTATACATGGCTTAGTTGCCCAGGAAATAGAAGGAAAAATGCATTATTTCGTCGATTGTGTGATTGAGTAA
- a CDS encoding MFS transporter, whose protein sequence is MKNITHYNSLTISICLCSIVTFLNIYWLQPLLPLLQQSFAITPLAANLAMSAPFLGMGLGLLILASLSDAIGRYPILLCGTAAGLCVSLSLPLVENYTLFIFLRFIQGAFLAACPAVAIPFFREELRKSWLPSAVGFYIACNTLGGISSRLISGIGIEYFDSLRATGYIIALLSCALFALVFLFLPKQRHFIAEKFNLTTSLKQFSIHLKRPQLILIYLLIGLAFGCFVNLFSYLMIVLEGSPYDLPSWARSLMFLTFLGGTLSASFAGQFAKKHGQLAGIITGIIIMLGANVLLSNSDLTLMVMGMVTIAIGFFFCHTQASTLVGKMVNKGKGSAQALYSLFYYTGASLGVFFIDPFYQHWGWPGVIASTTIALVICLVLVAIYQLKFLPQHILVLQDAKSARKIVPRC, encoded by the coding sequence ATGAAGAATATAACCCATTATAATTCCTTAACTATCTCAATTTGCCTTTGCTCGATTGTAACCTTTTTAAATATCTATTGGTTACAACCGTTGTTACCACTATTACAGCAAAGTTTTGCAATTACCCCTCTTGCGGCTAATCTTGCCATGTCAGCGCCCTTTCTTGGCATGGGGCTTGGGTTATTAATACTAGCAAGTTTGTCAGATGCGATAGGCCGGTATCCCATCCTATTATGCGGCACAGCAGCGGGTTTATGCGTTTCACTATCATTACCACTGGTAGAAAACTACACCTTATTTATATTTTTACGATTTATACAAGGTGCTTTTTTAGCTGCTTGCCCTGCGGTTGCGATCCCTTTTTTCCGGGAGGAGTTAAGAAAAAGTTGGTTACCAAGCGCTGTGGGTTTTTATATCGCATGTAATACCTTAGGCGGTATTAGTAGTCGGCTAATCAGTGGTATTGGGATTGAATATTTCGATAGTTTACGCGCTACTGGTTACATTATCGCGCTGTTAAGCTGCGCACTCTTTGCTTTGGTCTTTCTATTTCTGCCGAAACAACGCCATTTCATCGCAGAAAAGTTCAATTTAACAACCAGCTTAAAACAATTTTCAATACATCTTAAACGCCCTCAATTAATATTGATCTACCTACTTATTGGCTTGGCATTTGGTTGCTTTGTGAACTTATTCAGTTATTTAATGATTGTTCTTGAAGGTAGCCCCTATGATTTACCCAGCTGGGCACGTAGCTTAATGTTCCTCACCTTTTTAGGCGGGACACTGAGCGCATCATTTGCTGGTCAGTTCGCCAAAAAGCATGGGCAGTTAGCGGGTATTATTACCGGGATCATCATTATGCTCGGTGCCAATGTTTTATTAAGTAACTCAGATTTAACTTTGATGGTGATGGGGATGGTGACCATCGCAATAGGTTTCTTTTTTTGCCATACCCAAGCCAGTACGTTGGTTGGAAAAATGGTCAATAAAGGCAAGGGAAGCGCGCAGGCACTATACAGTTTATTTTACTATACAGGTGCCAGCTTGGGGGTCTTTTTCATTGATCCATTCTATCAACATTGGGGATGGCCAGGCGTCATTGCCAGTACCACTATTGCCTTAGTTATTTGCCTTGTATTGGTCGCGATTTATCAACTAAAATTTTTGCCACAGCATATACTGGTACTTCAAGATGCGAAATCAGCAAGAAAAATAGTGCCGCGATGCTAA
- a CDS encoding glutathione peroxidase: MSILNKSMPLLSGDIQDLSVYQGQVVLIVNTASNCGFTYQYEGLQALYEQYKDQGFVVLGFPCNQFAEQEKGSNSDIATFCQKNYGVTFPMFAKIDVNGSNAAPLYKELKTTAPGVMGTENIKWNFTKFLISKSGAITRYGSTTKPQELINDIEAALYQSI, encoded by the coding sequence ATGTCTATCTTAAATAAAAGTATGCCGTTACTTTCAGGTGATATACAAGACTTATCCGTTTATCAAGGTCAGGTAGTATTGATTGTAAATACAGCCAGCAACTGTGGCTTTACCTATCAATATGAAGGTCTACAAGCCTTATATGAACAATATAAAGATCAGGGGTTTGTTGTTCTTGGTTTTCCGTGTAATCAATTTGCTGAACAAGAGAAGGGCAGTAATAGCGATATTGCCACATTTTGTCAGAAAAATTACGGTGTGACCTTTCCTATGTTTGCAAAAATTGACGTTAATGGCAGTAATGCCGCCCCGCTATATAAAGAGCTCAAAACAACTGCACCGGGTGTAATGGGCACTGAAAACATTAAATGGAATTTTACTAAATTTTTAATCAGTAAAAGTGGCGCTATTACCCGTTATGGATCAACAACCAAGCCCCAAGAACTGATTAATGATATTGAAGCGGCTTTATACCAATCTATATAA
- a CDS encoding DJ-1/PfpI family protein has protein sequence MNIAIYIYDNAEVLDFSGPFEVLSTASRLAFNDWNIFFVAQSADIVTARGGFLVKPHYDFSDHPHIDILIVVGGIHDQEVQKTNVISWVKEVANRADMVLSVCTGAFILAQAGLLDGLSVTTHWQDIADLQADYPALTVIDNKRWIDTGKYITSAGISAGIDMSLYLVSRLSSATLAEKTAKQMQYKWANIITY, from the coding sequence ATGAATATCGCGATATATATCTATGATAATGCAGAAGTGCTTGATTTTTCGGGCCCATTTGAAGTGTTGAGTACTGCTAGTAGGCTTGCTTTTAATGACTGGAATATATTTTTTGTCGCACAATCTGCGGATATTGTCACTGCTCGAGGTGGTTTTTTAGTCAAACCTCATTACGACTTTTCAGATCATCCGCATATCGATATTTTAATAGTTGTTGGCGGTATTCATGACCAAGAAGTACAAAAAACAAATGTCATTAGCTGGGTTAAGGAGGTCGCAAATAGGGCTGATATGGTGCTTTCCGTCTGTACTGGCGCTTTCATATTAGCTCAGGCGGGCTTACTTGATGGTTTATCTGTTACCACACACTGGCAGGACATTGCCGACCTACAAGCGGATTATCCGGCCTTAACGGTGATCGACAATAAACGATGGATAGATACGGGTAAATATATCACCTCTGCAGGCATTTCTGCTGGCATCGATATGAGTTTATATTTAGTTTCGCGATTATCATCGGCAACGCTCGCTGAAAAAACAGCAAAACAGATGCAATATAAATGGGCAAATATCATTACCTATTAA
- a CDS encoding LysR family transcriptional regulator, producing the protein MMEFRQLHHFITVVETGSISAAARHLNMAQPAISSSIKKLESDINVPLFHRRERGVGLTKAGQQFLQHARQILQQAKDAKLAIQAIDGLQQGEVQIGLPSVLGSYFFPPILMAFKHQYPGLSQNIIDTGTRNIRQKLLDGDIELGVIADKDLLPELASHKLIQVEMVVCMAPEHPLADLEKIESKDFLAHELVLFGNSYYHHGFIQKISRQEKTIPKVSFTTNLLPLIKSVIRKGYAISPMWRLAIQEDDQIVTRPFAEPFIIDLSLAWRRDSYLSRANQVFCDFVLQQVRNNEAH; encoded by the coding sequence ATGATGGAATTTAGGCAACTGCACCATTTTATCACTGTTGTTGAAACGGGATCTATTTCAGCGGCAGCAAGACACTTAAATATGGCGCAGCCTGCCATCAGTTCTAGCATTAAAAAACTAGAAAGTGATATCAATGTTCCGCTTTTTCACCGTCGCGAAAGGGGGGTGGGATTAACCAAAGCTGGTCAGCAATTTTTACAACACGCTAGGCAAATTTTACAACAGGCTAAAGATGCTAAATTAGCCATTCAAGCGATTGATGGTTTACAGCAGGGTGAGGTACAAATTGGCTTACCAAGCGTACTAGGATCGTATTTTTTCCCACCTATATTAATGGCTTTTAAACATCAATATCCTGGCTTAAGCCAAAATATCATAGATACTGGTACGCGTAATATAAGGCAAAAATTATTAGATGGAGACATTGAATTAGGGGTTATTGCCGATAAAGATTTATTACCAGAGTTAGCTAGCCATAAATTAATACAGGTTGAAATGGTAGTCTGTATGGCACCTGAACATCCTTTAGCAGATTTAGAGAAAATCGAATCAAAGGACTTTCTCGCTCACGAGTTGGTGTTGTTTGGTAATAGTTATTACCATCATGGATTCATCCAAAAAATCAGCCGTCAGGAAAAGACAATCCCTAAGGTCTCCTTTACAACCAATCTGCTTCCCTTAATTAAATCGGTAATTCGCAAAGGATACGCCATTTCACCGATGTGGAGATTAGCAATCCAAGAGGATGATCAAATAGTGACGCGTCCCTTTGCAGAGCCATTTATCATCGACTTGAGCTTGGCTTGGCGTCGAGATAGTTACTTATCAAGAGCAAATCAAGTATTTTGTGATTTTGTGTTACAACAAGTGCGAAACAATGAAGCGCATTAA
- a CDS encoding DUF3157 family protein, with translation MHNKYSLFLTFVISIISLPSLASEETLVTLENGKVVKLNPDFTWQYVVDINSIKKDQASTSVAIEQKQSPTIVTNPKSQWLSLNDVTQKNDVNVKLLSTQWENGRLGLIFELASQSPDNYVTIDLAVSLFSDSGELLKEDHINVWQATFRLPDSYLRKGQVRESRIFWFSGINKEQWTKQLININIEKMESRG, from the coding sequence ATGCACAATAAATATTCTTTATTTTTAACTTTTGTTATTTCAATTATCTCCCTGCCTTCGCTTGCCAGTGAAGAAACATTGGTCACATTAGAAAATGGCAAGGTAGTGAAACTCAATCCTGATTTCACTTGGCAATATGTGGTTGATATTAATTCCATAAAAAAAGATCAAGCATCCACTTCCGTTGCAATTGAACAAAAGCAGTCGCCTACCATTGTAACTAATCCGAAAAGTCAGTGGCTTAGCCTAAATGATGTTACTCAAAAAAATGATGTCAATGTAAAACTACTTTCAACCCAGTGGGAAAATGGTCGCCTTGGCTTGATTTTTGAGTTAGCCAGTCAGAGTCCTGACAATTACGTAACCATTGACTTAGCCGTTAGTCTATTTTCAGATAGCGGTGAGTTGCTAAAAGAGGACCATATCAATGTTTGGCAAGCTACCTTTAGATTGCCTGATAGCTATCTACGAAAAGGGCAAGTAAGAGAAAGTCGTATTTTTTGGTTCTCAGGTATTAATAAAGAACAATGGACGAAACAGCTAATTAATATCAATATTGAGAAAATGGAATCGCGCGGATAA
- the ppk1 gene encoding polyphosphate kinase 1, which translates to MIAEKLYIEKELSWLSFNERVLQEAADKSVPLIERIRFLGIFSNNLDEFYKVRFSDVKRQILINRERGGNDNTKHLLKRMQSKAFKLNQDFDDLYNELILEMARRRIFLVNETQLDETQQIWVRKYFHSEVRPHVTPLLMREDIDVMQFLKDEYAYIAVDLKQQDQSQYALIEIPTDHLPRFIMVPEQKGKRRKTIILLDNIIRYCLDDIFRGFLEYEELAGYAMKMTRDAEYDLRHEVEYSLIEQLSEGLSQRLTAMPVRFVYESNMPSNLLKFLCDKLKISNYDSLLPGGRYQNFKDFISFPNVGPRYLENKSLPPLKCADFEGYANAFDAIRARDILLHYPYHSFEHITELVRQASFDPKVISIKINIYRVAKDSRLMSSLVDAVHNGKRVVVVVELQARFDEEANMEWSRVLTEAGVQVVFGAPGMKIHAKLLLISRKEGEEIIRYAHMGTGNFHEKTARIYTDFSLLTSDQELATEVRNVFGYIENPYRPVHFDHLIVSPRNSRNQLYRLIDNEISNAKVGKKAAITLKVNNLVDNGLINKLYTASSVGVKIKMIIRGMCSLVPGVEGVSDNIQVISVIDRFLEHPRVLITHNEGNPLVYISSADWMTRNIDNRIEVGAPVRDERLKQRIIDIINIQFTDTVKARVIDKEMSNLYVDRGNRKNVRSQLATYDYIKNLERQTRRSKEMRNGDESNSIK; encoded by the coding sequence ATGATTGCTGAAAAGTTGTATATAGAAAAGGAACTAAGCTGGCTTTCATTTAATGAGAGAGTATTGCAAGAAGCGGCGGATAAATCGGTTCCACTTATTGAAAGAATTCGCTTTTTAGGTATTTTCTCAAATAATTTGGATGAATTTTACAAAGTTCGTTTCTCCGATGTTAAAAGACAAATATTAATTAACCGAGAGCGCGGAGGAAATGACAACACCAAGCATCTGTTAAAGCGTATGCAGAGTAAAGCATTTAAACTTAATCAAGACTTTGATGATTTATATAATGAGCTTATTTTAGAAATGGCTCGTCGACGTATATTTCTTGTTAACGAAACTCAGTTAGATGAAACACAACAAATTTGGGTTCGTAAATATTTTCATAGCGAAGTTCGACCGCATGTTACTCCACTATTGATGCGTGAAGATATTGATGTAATGCAGTTTCTCAAAGATGAATATGCTTATATCGCAGTTGATTTAAAACAACAAGATCAAAGCCAATATGCCCTCATTGAAATTCCAACGGATCATCTTCCTCGCTTTATTATGGTTCCCGAGCAAAAGGGTAAACGACGTAAAACAATTATTTTATTAGATAATATTATCCGTTACTGTTTGGATGATATATTCAGAGGTTTTCTCGAATATGAGGAGCTTGCTGGTTATGCAATGAAAATGACACGTGATGCTGAGTATGATTTACGCCATGAGGTCGAGTACAGCTTAATTGAGCAATTATCGGAAGGGTTAAGCCAGCGCTTAACTGCAATGCCCGTTCGCTTTGTCTATGAAAGTAATATGCCGAGCAACTTGCTGAAATTTCTTTGTGATAAACTAAAAATCTCAAACTACGATAGCTTACTTCCCGGTGGACGCTACCAAAATTTTAAAGACTTCATTAGCTTTCCTAATGTCGGGCCCCGTTATTTAGAAAATAAATCGTTACCACCGCTTAAATGTGCCGATTTCGAAGGATATGCCAATGCCTTTGATGCCATTCGTGCTCGTGATATTTTACTTCACTATCCCTACCACTCCTTTGAACATATTACGGAACTGGTTCGGCAAGCATCCTTTGATCCCAAAGTGATTAGTATCAAGATTAATATCTATCGGGTTGCGAAAGACTCGCGTTTGATGAGTTCCCTTGTCGATGCTGTACATAACGGTAAACGAGTCGTAGTCGTTGTGGAGTTGCAGGCGCGTTTTGATGAAGAAGCGAACATGGAATGGTCACGCGTTTTAACCGAAGCAGGTGTGCAAGTCGTTTTTGGTGCCCCTGGTATGAAAATTCACGCCAAACTGTTACTCATTAGTCGTAAAGAGGGCGAAGAAATAATCCGTTATGCCCATATGGGCACAGGGAATTTCCACGAAAAAACAGCACGTATTTATACTGATTTTTCTTTACTAACTTCCGATCAAGAACTCGCCACTGAAGTGAGAAATGTTTTTGGCTACATAGAAAACCCATACCGCCCAGTACATTTTGACCATTTAATTGTTTCACCTCGTAATTCCCGTAACCAGTTATATCGTCTAATAGATAATGAAATTAGTAATGCCAAAGTGGGAAAAAAAGCAGCCATAACCCTAAAAGTCAATAATTTAGTCGATAATGGATTGATTAATAAACTCTATACCGCAAGTAGTGTCGGCGTTAAAATTAAAATGATTATTCGTGGTATGTGCTCGCTTGTTCCCGGTGTAGAAGGGGTGAGTGATAATATTCAAGTTATTAGTGTTATTGATCGCTTTTTAGAGCATCCTCGCGTTCTGATCACCCATAATGAAGGCAATCCATTAGTCTATATATCTTCAGCAGATTGGATGACGCGAAATATAGATAATCGTATTGAAGTGGGGGCACCTGTTCGTGATGAACGTTTAAAACAGCGTATTATTGATATTATTAATATTCAATTTACAGACACCGTTAAAGCCAGAGTTATCGATAAAGAGATGAGTAACCTGTATGTCGATCGTGGTAACAGAAAAAATGTACGTTCTCAATTAGCGACCTATGATTATATTAAAAACTTAGAAAGACAAACCCGAAGATCTAAAGAGATGCGTAATGGTGATGAATCAAACTCTATCAAATGA